In one Nicotiana tomentosiformis chromosome 6, ASM39032v3, whole genome shotgun sequence genomic region, the following are encoded:
- the LOC138894503 gene encoding uncharacterized protein, translating into MTDKSIAVYRADAEAAQMEAREVADTANARSHWVAELANCRSRRETLEEIHARGFNLTEDIKKAKELEAEAEALASDDDDDSGSKSGSEDGEEPDREANAPEDDQEA; encoded by the coding sequence atgacggataagtccattgctgtgtatcgggctgatgccgaggctgctcagatggaggcacggGAGGTGGCGGATACTGCCAACGCTCGatctcattgggttgccgaacttgctaattgtaggtctcggagggagaccctcgaggagatacacgctcgaggtttcaacCTTACCGAAGatataaaaaaggctaaagagctcgaagctgaagctgaagccttggcttctgatgatgatgatgacagcggtagcaagagcggatccgaggacggggaagagcCCGACAGAGAAGCGAACGCCCCtgaggatgaccaggaagcttag